One region of Enterobacter ludwigii genomic DNA includes:
- the mutY gene encoding A/G-specific adenine glycosylase → MQASQFSAQVLDWYDKYGRKTLPWQIEKTPYKVWLSEVMLQQTQVATVIPYFERFMARFPTVTDLANAPLDEVLHLWTGLGYYARARNLHKAAQQVATRHNGQFPETFDEVADLPGVGRSTAGAILSLSLGKHFPILDGNVKRVLARCYAVDGWPGKKDVEKRLWEISEDVTPAKGVERFNQAMMDLGAMVCTRSKPKCELCPVNNLCVAYANHSWAQYPGKKPKQTLPERTGYMLLMQHGDEVFLAQRPPSGLWGGLYCFPQFEDEDLLREWLKKRGIAADNLTQLTAFRHTFSHFHLDIVPMWLPVSSFTSCMDEGTALWYNLAQPPSVGLAAPVERLLQQLRAGAMV, encoded by the coding sequence ATGCAAGCCTCTCAATTTTCAGCCCAGGTGCTGGACTGGTACGACAAATACGGGCGTAAAACCCTGCCCTGGCAAATTGAAAAAACGCCTTACAAAGTATGGCTCTCCGAGGTGATGTTGCAACAAACGCAGGTCGCCACGGTGATTCCTTATTTTGAGCGTTTTATGGCGCGTTTCCCGACAGTGACCGATCTGGCCAATGCGCCGCTGGACGAAGTGCTACACCTGTGGACGGGGCTTGGCTATTACGCCCGCGCACGCAACCTTCACAAGGCCGCACAGCAGGTCGCGACGCGCCACAACGGACAATTCCCGGAAACCTTCGACGAGGTGGCAGATTTGCCTGGCGTCGGACGTTCAACCGCAGGTGCCATTCTCTCGTTGTCACTCGGCAAACATTTCCCGATCCTCGACGGCAACGTAAAACGCGTACTGGCACGCTGCTATGCCGTCGATGGCTGGCCAGGGAAGAAAGACGTTGAAAAACGGCTCTGGGAGATCAGTGAAGACGTGACCCCAGCCAAAGGCGTTGAGCGTTTTAACCAGGCGATGATGGATCTCGGCGCAATGGTCTGCACGCGCTCGAAACCGAAATGCGAACTCTGCCCGGTCAATAATCTCTGCGTGGCGTATGCCAACCATTCATGGGCGCAGTATCCGGGCAAGAAACCTAAGCAGACGCTGCCGGAGCGCACGGGCTATATGTTGTTGATGCAACACGGCGACGAAGTCTTCCTCGCCCAGCGTCCACCGAGCGGTTTGTGGGGTGGTCTGTACTGTTTCCCACAGTTTGAAGATGAAGATTTGCTGCGCGAATGGCTTAAAAAGCGCGGGATTGCTGCCGATAATCTGACGCAACTGACCGCGTTTCGCCACACCTTTAGCCATTTCCATCTGGATATTGTTCCGATGTGGCTTCCCGTGTCCTCATTCACCTCATGCATGGATGAAGGCACTGCTCTCTGGTATAACTTAGCGCAACCGCCATCAGTCGGGCTGGCGGCTCCCGTGGAGCGCCTGTTACAGCAATTACGTGCCGGTGCAATGGTTTAG
- a CDS encoding oxidative damage protection protein: protein MARTIFCTFLQRDAEGQDFQLYPGDLGKRIYNEISKEAWGQWQKKQTMLINEKKLSMMNPEHRKLLEQEMVSFLFEGKDVHIEGYTPPEK, encoded by the coding sequence ATGGCCAGAACGATTTTTTGTACTTTCCTGCAGCGTGACGCTGAAGGCCAGGACTTCCAGCTTTATCCGGGCGATCTGGGTAAGCGCATTTATAACGAAATCTCCAAAGAAGCCTGGGGACAGTGGCAGAAAAAACAGACCATGCTGATCAACGAGAAAAAACTCAGCATGATGAACCCGGAACACCGCAAGCTGCTGGAGCAGGAGATGGTGAGCTTCCTGTTTGAAGGCAAAGACGTACACATCGAAGGCTATACGCCGCCGGAAAAATAA
- the mltC gene encoding membrane-bound lytic murein transglycosylase MltC, translating into MKKLLALALVAPLLVSCSSKKGEEYNEAWIKDTNGFDILMGQFAHNIENIWGFNEVLIAGPKDYVKYTDAYLTRSHINFDEGTITIETIAGTDPAARLRQAIIKTLLMGDDPGSIDLYSDADDITISKEPFLYGQVVDQTGQPIRWEGRATKFADYLLQTRLKSRSNGLKIIYSITINLVPNHLDKRAHKYLGMVRQASRKYGVDESLILAIMQTESSFNPYAVSRSDALGLMQVVQHSAGKDVFRAQGKSGTPSRGYLFDPQSNIDTGTAYLAMLNNVYLGGIDNPTSRRYAVITAYNGGAGSVLRVFSNDKVQAANIINSMAPGDVYSTLTTRHPSAESRRYLYKVNTAQKNYRRR; encoded by the coding sequence ATGAAAAAACTTTTAGCGCTAGCCCTTGTTGCGCCGTTGCTTGTCTCGTGTTCGTCAAAAAAAGGCGAAGAATACAACGAAGCCTGGATCAAGGACACCAACGGTTTTGACATTTTGATGGGGCAGTTTGCCCACAACATCGAGAATATATGGGGATTTAACGAAGTTCTTATTGCCGGACCTAAGGACTACGTTAAGTACACCGACGCTTATCTGACCCGTAGCCACATCAACTTTGATGAAGGTACGATCACGATAGAGACCATCGCAGGTACGGATCCGGCGGCACGGTTAAGGCAGGCAATTATCAAAACCCTGCTGATGGGTGACGATCCAGGCTCTATCGATCTCTACTCCGATGCCGACGATATTACGATCTCGAAAGAGCCGTTCCTGTACGGTCAGGTGGTCGATCAGACCGGACAGCCAATCCGCTGGGAAGGTCGCGCCACAAAATTTGCTGACTATCTGCTGCAGACCCGTCTGAAAAGCCGCTCAAACGGCCTGAAGATTATCTACAGCATCACCATCAACCTCGTCCCGAACCACCTCGACAAGCGTGCGCATAAGTACCTGGGAATGGTGCGTCAGGCCTCACGTAAATATGGTGTGGATGAGTCGCTGATCCTGGCGATCATGCAAACGGAATCTTCTTTTAACCCATACGCGGTAAGTCGTTCCGATGCTCTGGGGCTGATGCAGGTTGTGCAACACAGCGCCGGTAAAGATGTCTTCCGTGCTCAGGGGAAATCCGGCACACCAAGCCGCGGTTATCTGTTCGACCCACAGAGCAACATTGATACCGGTACGGCTTACCTGGCCATGCTCAACAATGTGTACCTGGGCGGAATTGATAACCCGACGTCACGTCGTTATGCGGTGATTACTGCGTATAACGGTGGTGCGGGCAGCGTGTTGCGCGTGTTCTCGAATGACAAGGTTCAAGCCGCAAACATCATCAACAGCATGGCGCCGGGGGATGTCTACTCAACCCTCACCACTCGCCACCCGTCTGCGGAATCCCGCCGCTATCTGTATAAGGTGAATACGGCACAGAAAAACTACCGCCGCCGTTGA
- a CDS encoding nucleoside permease, whose amino-acid sequence MNLKLQLKILSFLQFCLWGSWLTTLGSYMFVTLKFDGASIGAVYSSLGIAAVFMPTLLGIVADKWLSAKWLYMLCHLVGAGTLFMAAQVTTPGAMFMVILLNSLAYMPTLGLINTISYYRLKSNDMDIVTDFPPIRIWGTIGFIMAMWGVSFAGFELSHMQLYIGAALSVVLAIFTLTLPHIPVSNQQKNQSWSTMLGLDAFALFKNKRMAIFFIFSMLLGAELQITNMFGNTFLHSFDNNPLFSGSFIVEHASVMMSISQISETLFILTIPFFLSRYGIKNVMLISIAAWMLRFGLFAYGDPSPFGTVLLVLSMIVYGCAFDFFNISGSVFVEKEVKPEIRASAQGMFLMMTNGFGCILGGVVSGKVVEMYTTNGITNWQPVWLIFAAYSLVLFFAFIALFKYKHVREAHGAQPIAH is encoded by the coding sequence ATGAACCTTAAGCTGCAGCTTAAAATATTGTCGTTTCTGCAGTTCTGCCTGTGGGGTAGCTGGCTGACTACGCTCGGCTCCTATATGTTTGTGACGCTCAAGTTCGATGGCGCGTCAATCGGTGCCGTATACAGCTCGCTCGGTATTGCGGCTGTTTTCATGCCAACGCTGCTGGGTATCGTGGCGGATAAGTGGTTAAGTGCGAAATGGCTGTACATGCTTTGCCATCTGGTAGGCGCGGGGACGCTGTTTATGGCAGCCCAGGTAACCACGCCGGGGGCGATGTTCATGGTGATCCTGCTTAACTCGCTGGCCTACATGCCAACGCTTGGGCTGATCAACACCATCTCCTACTACCGCCTGAAATCCAATGATATGGATATCGTGACCGATTTCCCGCCAATCCGTATCTGGGGCACCATCGGCTTTATTATGGCGATGTGGGGCGTGAGCTTCGCAGGCTTCGAACTGAGCCATATGCAGCTCTATATCGGTGCAGCGCTCTCCGTGGTGCTGGCGATCTTCACCCTGACGCTGCCGCATATTCCGGTCTCAAACCAGCAGAAAAACCAGAGCTGGAGTACCATGCTCGGCCTGGACGCGTTCGCGCTGTTCAAAAACAAACGCATGGCGATCTTCTTTATCTTCTCCATGCTGCTGGGAGCTGAGCTGCAGATCACCAACATGTTTGGCAACACCTTCCTGCACAGCTTCGATAACAACCCGCTGTTCTCTGGCAGCTTTATCGTTGAACATGCGTCAGTGATGATGTCCATCTCTCAGATCTCTGAGACGCTGTTCATCCTGACCATCCCGTTCTTCCTGAGCCGCTACGGCATCAAGAACGTGATGCTTATCAGTATCGCGGCGTGGATGTTGCGCTTCGGTCTGTTCGCCTATGGCGACCCAAGCCCGTTCGGTACCGTGCTGCTGGTTCTGTCGATGATTGTTTACGGCTGTGCCTTCGACTTCTTCAACATCTCCGGTTCGGTGTTTGTGGAAAAAGAGGTGAAGCCCGAAATCCGCGCCAGTGCGCAGGGCATGTTCCTGATGATGACCAACGGCTTCGGCTGTATTCTGGGCGGTGTGGTGAGCGGTAAAGTGGTTGAGATGTATACCACTAACGGCATCACCAACTGGCAGCCAGTGTGGCTCATCTTCGCAGCATATTCGCTGGTGCTGTTCTTCGCGTTTATCGCGCTGTTCAAGTACAAGCACGTCCGCGAAGCGCACGGCGCGCAGCCTATCGCGCATTAA
- the citG gene encoding triphosphoribosyl-dephospho-CoA synthase CitG, translating to MTGLLATKPRRADVPALAEAALWQELELTPKPGLVDKLNNGSHRDMDHALFVRSIAAITPWFSRFAELGNAHADRPADEQLRIIRPMGMACEQAMYAATNGVNTHKGGIFALGLLCYAAGRVKNVSPESLCCEVSNICSGMVSRELVARSGQATAGERQFQQYGLTGARGEAESGFATVRKALAQWNGHSLHGLLLRLMAVNQDSNLVSRGGIEGLRYAQGYAHELLVNGWDREALLRMDKALIERNLSPGGSADLLSVGWVLSKLPLS from the coding sequence ATGACTGGTTTGCTCGCGACTAAACCGCGCCGGGCTGACGTGCCTGCGCTTGCCGAAGCGGCGTTGTGGCAGGAGCTGGAACTGACGCCCAAGCCGGGGCTGGTGGACAAACTCAATAACGGTTCCCATCGCGATATGGACCACGCGCTGTTTGTCCGCAGTATTGCGGCGATTACGCCGTGGTTTTCGCGCTTTGCTGAACTCGGCAACGCGCATGCAGATAGGCCCGCAGATGAACAGCTACGGATTATTCGCCCTATGGGAATGGCCTGCGAACAGGCGATGTATGCCGCGACGAACGGAGTGAACACGCACAAAGGCGGAATTTTTGCCCTGGGTTTACTGTGCTATGCCGCCGGACGTGTGAAAAATGTCTCCCCAGAAAGCCTCTGCTGTGAGGTAAGTAACATCTGCAGTGGGATGGTGTCGCGGGAGCTGGTCGCCCGCAGCGGACAGGCGACGGCGGGAGAGCGTCAGTTTCAGCAGTACGGTTTAACCGGCGCGCGCGGTGAGGCAGAAAGCGGCTTTGCTACGGTGCGTAAGGCGCTGGCGCAATGGAACGGGCATTCACTTCACGGCCTGCTGTTACGCCTGATGGCAGTCAATCAGGACAGTAATCTGGTGTCACGCGGTGGCATTGAGGGGCTGCGCTATGCGCAGGGATATGCGCACGAATTACTGGTGAACGGCTGGGATCGTGAGGCGTTGCTTAGAATGGATAAGGCATTGATTGAACGCAATCTGAGTCCTGGCGGTAGCGCGGATTTGTTGTCGGTGGGTTGGGTGTTGTCAAAATTACCCCTCTCCTGA
- the citX gene encoding citrate lyase holo-[acyl-carrier protein] synthase: MTLATPVRAGVSLDELLAAKECRAARQADWLTHYQQPVISLTLVTPGEIKDSLRYRNTMGVALQMCDQLLWENHWQVLDRQVLWLPTGPEALWCVAHPAVEIKAHCAELEQTHPLGRLWDLDVICPQHGHVGRQSLGTNLRRCLICDEPAHACSRSRNHPVEQVVSRVEKMIDDWFARD; the protein is encoded by the coding sequence ATGACTTTAGCGACACCCGTGCGGGCGGGTGTCAGCCTGGACGAACTGCTGGCGGCGAAAGAGTGCCGCGCAGCGCGTCAGGCTGACTGGCTTACGCACTATCAACAACCGGTGATTTCCCTCACGTTGGTTACGCCAGGAGAAATCAAAGACAGCCTGCGCTATCGCAATACCATGGGCGTGGCATTACAGATGTGCGATCAACTGCTGTGGGAAAACCACTGGCAGGTGCTCGACCGCCAGGTGCTGTGGTTGCCAACCGGGCCCGAAGCGCTTTGGTGTGTGGCCCATCCGGCGGTGGAAATCAAAGCGCACTGTGCGGAGCTGGAGCAAACGCACCCGCTCGGCAGGCTGTGGGATCTGGACGTGATCTGCCCTCAGCACGGCCATGTTGGGCGCCAGTCGCTGGGAACCAATCTCAGGCGCTGTCTGATTTGCGATGAACCGGCCCACGCCTGTTCCCGTTCGCGTAACCATCCCGTTGAACAGGTGGTTTCTCGCGTGGAGAAGATGATCGATGACTGGTTTGCTCGCGACTAA
- the citF gene encoding citrate lyase subunit alpha, with translation MNQTELLHVNFPHLRDLKPFDTAHSATPWLNNPEEKHTRKLCASVEEAVLRSGLQDGMTISFHHAFREGDRVINNVVALLAKMGFKNLTLASSSLMTCNDALIEHIERGVITRIYTSGMRGKLADAISHGLMDEPVQIHSHGGRVKLLQDGELNIDVAFLGVPCSDEFGNANGTHGKSSCGSLGYAMVDAHFASKVVLLTEELVPFPNMPASLVQDQVDYIVQVESVGDPAKISVGAARVTSNPRELMIARYAADVIEHSGYFKPGFSMQTGSGAAATACTRFMEEKMERSGVKARFALGGITGSLVDLHEKGLIEKLLDTQCFDGQAAASLARNPNHVEISTNVYANPGSKAASCDQLDVVILSALEIDVDFNVNVITGSDGVMRGASGGHCDVAAAANLTIVVAPLLRSRIPTVVKRVTTRLTPGESIDVLVTDHGIAVNPARPEIRERLLDAGLKVVDINALYERAISLTGVPKPIEFTDKIVGVIRYRDGSVIDTVRQVKE, from the coding sequence ATGAATCAGACAGAACTGCTCCATGTGAATTTTCCCCATCTGCGGGACTTAAAACCCTTTGATACCGCCCACAGCGCGACGCCGTGGCTGAACAATCCAGAAGAAAAACATACCCGTAAACTGTGTGCTTCTGTTGAAGAGGCCGTGTTACGTAGCGGCTTGCAGGACGGGATGACCATTTCGTTTCACCATGCGTTTCGCGAAGGCGACCGGGTGATCAATAACGTCGTGGCACTGTTGGCGAAGATGGGTTTCAAAAACCTGACCCTGGCCTCCAGCTCACTGATGACCTGCAACGATGCGTTGATTGAACATATTGAACGCGGCGTGATCACCCGAATTTATACTTCCGGAATGCGCGGCAAGCTGGCGGATGCCATCTCTCACGGCCTGATGGACGAGCCGGTGCAAATTCACTCCCACGGTGGGCGCGTGAAGCTGTTGCAGGACGGCGAGCTGAACATCGACGTGGCGTTTCTTGGCGTGCCATGCAGCGATGAGTTCGGCAATGCCAACGGCACGCACGGCAAATCGAGCTGCGGCTCGCTTGGCTACGCCATGGTGGACGCGCACTTTGCCAGCAAGGTAGTACTGCTGACCGAAGAGCTAGTGCCGTTCCCCAATATGCCCGCCAGTCTGGTGCAGGACCAGGTGGACTACATTGTGCAGGTCGAGAGCGTGGGCGATCCGGCGAAAATTAGCGTCGGCGCGGCGCGCGTCACCAGCAATCCGCGCGAGCTGATGATTGCCCGTTATGCGGCCGATGTGATTGAGCACTCCGGCTACTTCAAACCAGGCTTCTCGATGCAGACCGGCTCCGGCGCGGCGGCCACCGCCTGTACGCGCTTTATGGAAGAGAAGATGGAGCGCAGCGGCGTGAAGGCACGTTTTGCGCTCGGCGGCATCACCGGTAGCCTGGTGGATCTGCACGAAAAAGGGCTGATCGAAAAGCTGCTGGACACCCAGTGCTTTGACGGCCAGGCAGCAGCATCGCTGGCGCGCAACCCGAACCACGTGGAGATCTCCACCAACGTTTATGCCAACCCGGGCAGTAAGGCGGCAAGCTGCGACCAGCTCGACGTGGTGATCCTCAGTGCGCTGGAGATCGACGTTGATTTCAACGTCAACGTTATCACCGGTTCCGACGGCGTGATGCGCGGCGCCTCCGGCGGGCACTGCGACGTGGCCGCCGCAGCGAACCTGACCATTGTGGTCGCGCCACTGCTGCGCAGCCGCATTCCGACGGTCGTGAAGCGAGTCACCACGCGCCTCACGCCGGGCGAAAGCATCGACGTGCTGGTTACCGATCACGGCATTGCGGTCAACCCGGCGCGCCCGGAGATCCGCGAGCGGCTGCTGGACGCCGGGCTGAAGGTTGTGGATATCAACGCGCTTTACGAACGGGCGATTTCCCTGACGGGCGTGCCCAAACCGATTGAATTTACCGACAAGATCGTCGGGGTGATCCGCTACCGTGATGGCAGCGTGATCGACACCGTTCGACAGGTGAAGGAGTAG
- the citE gene encoding citrate (pro-3S)-lyase subunit beta, with product MSKLRRSMLFLPGANAAMLSTAFIYRPDSIMFDLEDAVALREKDTARMLVFHALQHPMYQDIETVVRINPLSTPFGLLDLEAAVRAGVDVIRLPKTDTPDDIYELEGHLERIEQECGREVGSTRVMAAIESAIGVINAVAIARSSPRLIGIALAAFDYVMDMQTERGDGTELFYARCAVLHAARAAGIDAFDVVWSDVNDEAGFLREVDLIRKMGFNGKSLINPRQIDLLHNAYAPTQEEVDHAKRVIEAAEEGERNGLGVVSLNGKMVDAPIINHAQVVLERAAASGVRR from the coding sequence ATGAGCAAACTCCGTCGCAGCATGCTGTTCCTGCCTGGTGCTAACGCCGCCATGCTCTCAACCGCGTTTATCTACCGTCCTGACTCCATCATGTTTGACCTTGAAGACGCCGTCGCTCTGCGCGAGAAAGACACCGCCCGCATGCTGGTGTTCCACGCGTTGCAGCACCCGATGTACCAGGATATCGAAACCGTGGTGCGCATTAACCCGCTGAGCACGCCGTTTGGCTTGCTGGATCTGGAAGCCGCCGTGCGGGCTGGCGTGGACGTGATCCGTCTGCCGAAAACCGATACTCCGGATGACATCTACGAACTGGAAGGCCACCTGGAGCGCATTGAGCAAGAATGCGGGCGCGAGGTCGGTTCTACCCGTGTGATGGCGGCCATAGAGTCAGCCATTGGTGTGATTAACGCCGTGGCAATTGCCCGCAGCTCTCCGCGCTTGATCGGTATCGCGCTGGCCGCCTTTGACTACGTGATGGATATGCAGACCGAGCGCGGCGACGGCACCGAGCTGTTCTACGCCCGCTGTGCCGTGCTGCACGCCGCTCGTGCGGCAGGCATCGACGCCTTCGACGTGGTGTGGTCAGACGTTAACGACGAGGCCGGGTTCCTGCGCGAGGTCGATCTGATCCGCAAGATGGGCTTTAACGGCAAATCGCTGATTAACCCGCGCCAGATCGACCTGTTGCATAACGCCTACGCCCCGACGCAGGAAGAGGTGGATCACGCCAAAAGGGTGATTGAAGCGGCAGAAGAGGGCGAGCGCAACGGGCTGGGCGTGGTGTCGCTCAATGGCAAAATGGTGGATGCACCGATTATTAACCACGCGCAGGTGGTGCTGGAACGCGCGGCGGCTTCCGGCGTGCGTCGTTAA
- the citD gene encoding citrate lyase acyl carrier protein, translating to MKIVREALAGTQESSDLMVKIAPAHGELEVVIHSEVIKQFGEQIRQVVNDTLRAMNVHQGLIIIEDKGALDCVIRARLQSALLRAADEQAINWGALK from the coding sequence ATGAAAATTGTTAGGGAGGCGCTGGCCGGAACGCAGGAGTCCAGCGACCTGATGGTGAAAATCGCTCCCGCTCACGGCGAGCTGGAGGTTGTCATCCACAGTGAAGTTATTAAGCAGTTTGGCGAGCAGATCCGCCAGGTGGTCAACGACACATTGCGCGCTATGAACGTGCACCAGGGATTAATCATTATTGAAGATAAAGGGGCGCTGGACTGCGTGATCCGCGCCCGCCTGCAGAGCGCACTCCTGCGTGCTGCGGATGAACAGGCTATCAACTGGGGGGCGCTGAAATGA